The following is a genomic window from Desulfonatronum thioautotrophicum.
ACCGGGGTGCTGGCCCCGGTGTAATCAGCTCCGCTGGCCTTCGGCATTTCGCGGGGTAAAAATGCTGGAATGAAAAGATGGTGGGAAGGTTTACCCTGTTGAACCGGGGTGGGGAAGTGCTAGATGGGAGGCGGGTATAATTCTGAATCCCGCATAAGAAAGGGGTTGGCGTGGAATCGCAGCAGATTGAGCGGAAGAAATCTTTTGGCAAGGAGGTTATTATCTCCCTTGTCGCCTTTGCCAACACTGAAGGAGGTACCGTGGTCGTCGGTGTCGATGACCACGGTGTGCCGTGCGGGCTTTATATCGGTCCCGAGACGATTCAGCGTTGCCTCAACGATATCAAGGTTGCCACGTATCCCCAGATCATTCCCAAGGCTACGGTGGAAGAAAGCGACGGCAAGCAAGTGCTCCTTTTTCAGATCAATGAGTACCCGGTCAAGCCGGTTTCCTACAAGAACCGTTACTACAAGAGGGTGCATAACAGCAATCACCTGCTGACTCTGGAAGAGATCGTTGATTTGCAACAGCAGTCTCTTTCGGTTTCATTCGATGCTTATCCCAGCCTCACTCAATTGAATGATTTGAATGCCGATCTGATCGAGCGGTTTTTTGAAAGGGTAAACAACAGGGGCAGGGTGGCACTACGCGACGACATGTCGACAAACCTTGCCAAGCTGAAACTCTTGCGGGATGGAAACGTTACCTTGGCGGCGCAATTCCTTTTCGGCATTCCAGATTGTCATATTCGCATTGGTCGTTTCAAGTCGGAAGCGACAATTATCGACGACAACGTGGTCAGGGGGCCTTTGATGCTCGCGGTTGAGGAGGCGCTGACGTTCATAAAAAGACACATCAACCTTTCGTATCATTTTGACGGCGGCATTGAGCGAAAAGAGCGTTGGCAATACCCTCTGGAGGCCCTCCGGGAGCTTTTGCTCAATTCTGTCGTGCATCGGGACTACAAGAACGCTTCCGACGTAGTGGTCAAGATTTTCGATGACCGAGTCCTGTTTTCAAACCCGGGAAAGCTCTACGGAAATCTGCGCGTTTCGGACCTTGAGCGAGACGATTATGTCTCGTCGATACGGAATCGACTCCTGGCAGAGGCATTCTATTTGATGGGAGATATTGAGCGCTATGGAACAGGGTTCGTCCGGATCAGAGAATATTTACGGGATTACCCGGAACTCAAACTGAAGATTGAAGAAATCGGGGATTTTTTTACAGTCGAATTACGCCATTCCCCCCCAATCTCCCCCCCAATCTCCCCCCCAATCTCCCCCCCAATCAGCACGGTGACCGATCTTGAGCGACGTCTGCTTGAGGTATTGCTTGAAAACCCCGCAGCAAGCAGCAGCGATTTGGCCAAGGAGTTGTCCATGTCCCGGGATACGGTCAAGGAGTATTTGGTGAGACTGAAGAAAAAGGGGCTTTTGGTGCGAGAGGGCTCGGCCAGGGCGGGGCGCTGGCTGGTAACGGAAACAGGGCAAAGGCTATTTTTCGATGGATAGTGAACTTTTTCTGCTTATCGGAGTATGGCCAAACCGGATGGAGTTGTTCAGGGCATGGATTATGTGAGTGATCAGTCATGAATCAGCTTCTTCAAGCGCTGAGTCAATTATTGCCACAGTTTGCCCGCCTTTTCTCCGGCCAAGAGGCGGGACGCGGTGATCCATCCATATTTAACGCGTTTTCAGCGCAGGTTATTCGGAAAGCTGACGTCCTCATCAAGCAGGGGGAGAATCAAAAAGCCCAGGAAATGGCAGCGGCGCTTCTGGCTGCATATCCTTTGGAAAAGACAGCTGGGCTGCACCTGATGCAGGTATTGGGGCGGTGCGGGAATATTCTTGAGGGATACCGGCTGGGAAAGCTGTATTCCGGCCTGAAATTTGCTTGACCTTTTCAAAATCCTTCAAGAAGGCAAGCCATGTCCAGAGATGGTCAAGCATATCCGCCGGTTTCAATCGCCGCCAAGGGATGTCAAAATGTTGTTCCGTATTGGGGCGGGGTGCGGTGTGAGCATAGGGATATTGTTGAGTGGGAAGTTTTGGCCTTCTGTGGTTTTTGATTTTTATTGAATTATTTTGGATTGTTGGATGTAGAGTGTTGTGTTTTGGGTGACAAAAGTTCTCTGGAAGGGGACAAAACAGGCCTTTTCAGTGAATCAAGGTCAGTAATTACAGCATATTGCTGGTCTTAGAGGCCCAGCCCAGATTGTCAAATTATTTTGGATTTTTGGATACTGTAAAAAGTGCCTTGGAAGACAAAAGTTGTCTGTAAGGGGTCAAAACAGGCCTTTTTTGGAGTTCAAAATTAATAATTAAAGCTTGTTGCTGGACTCAGAGGGAAAGCGCCGACAACATTCGCCGCAGCCGGCAGCTTTTTTATCCAGGATTATGGCTGAAACGACCATGTAAGGAGAGCCAGTGCCAACAATCAGCATGTTTTACGGTATTTTGATTTGCATGTATTTTTATGACGACGAAAGACATNNNNNNNNNNNNNNNNNNNNGCAGCTAGTGGGCAGGCGCTTTTTTCCATTGACCCGCTACGATAGGAGGTAATCATGGAGAAGGTAACTCAAGTTTATCCACTTGATGGATATAAGCTTAAAATGCAATTCAATACAGGTGAAACACGTATTTTTGATGCACAACCTTATTTGCAAAAAGGAGTGTTTCAACAACTCCAGGACGAAAAACGTTTTCGACAGGCATACGTTGCCTTGGATACTGTGTGTTGGCCCGGCGGTCTGGATATAGCGCCTGAGACATTGTATGACCGATCTACTCCAGAATAATGAATATGGACAGCGCGAGGATATGATTGAATGGGAAGTATTTAGCTCCAGCGATTTTTGACTTTTTTCAAATTATTTTAGATTTT
Proteins encoded in this region:
- a CDS encoding RNA-binding domain-containing protein, translated to MESQQIERKKSFGKEVIISLVAFANTEGGTVVVGVDDHGVPCGLYIGPETIQRCLNDIKVATYPQIIPKATVEESDGKQVLLFQINEYPVKPVSYKNRYYKRVHNSNHLLTLEEIVDLQQQSLSVSFDAYPSLTQLNDLNADLIERFFERVNNRGRVALRDDMSTNLAKLKLLRDGNVTLAAQFLFGIPDCHIRIGRFKSEATIIDDNVVRGPLMLAVEEALTFIKRHINLSYHFDGGIERKERWQYPLEALRELLLNSVVHRDYKNASDVVVKIFDDRVLFSNPGKLYGNLRVSDLERDDYVSSIRNRLLAEAFYLMGDIERYGTGFVRIREYLRDYPELKLKIEEIGDFFTVELRHSPPISPPISPPISPPISTVTDLERRLLEVLLENPAASSSDLAKELSMSRDTVKEYLVRLKKKGLLVREGSARAGRWLVTETGQRLFFDG
- a CDS encoding DUF2442 domain-containing protein, coding for MEKVTQVYPLDGYKLKMQFNTGETRIFDAQPYLQKGVFQQLQDEKRFRQAYVALDTVCWPGGLDIAPETLYDRSTPE